One genomic region from Bacillus aquiflavi encodes:
- a CDS encoding dynamin family protein has translation MVQTIEQQNTSLLTKVTALHTLFQKAGDKEVREKSAQLALKLHEGEFSIAFCGHFSAGKSSMINKLTGGNLLPSSPIPTSANLVKVKAGDDYAKVYFHHDKPSLYPAPYDYDEVKSYCKDGDQIKSIEISYSHSNLPKGTVILDTPGIDSTDDAHRIATESALHLADLVFYVMDYNHVQSELNFLFTKELTSAGKDLYLIINQIDKHREEELSFESFQAGVKNSFASWGVEPEKIFYTSLKDENHPLNQFSELQQFIQEKINIRGELLPKSVYYSLKKLTEEHLQYLSEQNEKLLHKQEQVLANLSKTERDNVRKQLPALKKELKELQSMLENRVDHFDKETNEILKNAYLMPYQTRELAENYLQACQSDFKVGLFFSKQKNAAEREKRLNVFYDDLAEKVKSQLEWHLKEHVLNTLKKYELHRAELGALAQSFSLTFHKEFLEKIVKTGARLSGDYVLNYTNDVANELKRLAKAELSHIRTELISALKHKYEQQEQLLNREIQRLNKLFDALAQIDEIEAELVAIKIKMEKFLRGEFNEADDQASVNELLDEIKQEEVNVQTGHKKKQSMKNKVNEQKETEISEPKATIETNEAQVKQVLNQLQLTAKEIQDVPGFKKIAAQLEEKANRLKSKGFTVALFGAFSAGKSSFANALIGEKLLPVSPNPTTATINKIMPVDEEHPNGTALVKLKDHDALYEDVSRSLKAFDLAANDLDSCFVKIEKVLNNANDYDSSVKTHYAFLHAFYSGFRSYRHLLGEVLKVDLQQFQEFVAKEEKSCLVEWIEVYYDCELTRKGITLVDTPGADSINARHTGVAFDYIKKSDACFFVTYYNHAFSKADREFLIQLGRVKDTFELDKMFFIINAIDLANNEEEMESVIDYVNNQLMTYGIRKPSLFPVSSLLALEEKIAGKSTDLSRMKQFEQAFYSFLSNDLMNIAISSAQAEIDRTVELLDNMIASSYEDQEVKEEKRRLIKEEKVFINKLLDEQNSLFLQNRLTQETDELAYYIKQRVFFRFGDFFKESFNPSILKDDGRNLKKAVQTALEDFLSFIGFDFAQEMRATTLRLEAFIHQLMREYQQTLTKQIAEINHNLSFSQYEASSLESIDFESAFIKTDRVIFKKALSYFKTPKGFFEKNEKQLMSDELERQLQEPAEMYLQLESKRMKDHYLNLLNKEFETFLQNINEQVSEFYEGILTVLGEGFPVERLLEIKETVLTSRQ, from the coding sequence ATGGTTCAAACAATAGAACAACAAAATACAAGTTTATTAACAAAAGTAACTGCGTTGCACACATTATTTCAGAAAGCTGGTGATAAGGAAGTTCGTGAAAAAAGTGCACAACTAGCTTTAAAGCTACATGAAGGAGAATTTTCAATCGCTTTTTGCGGTCATTTTTCAGCTGGAAAATCAAGTATGATTAATAAGTTAACTGGCGGAAATTTACTTCCGTCAAGTCCAATTCCTACAAGTGCCAATCTAGTAAAAGTAAAAGCGGGAGACGACTATGCAAAAGTGTATTTCCATCACGATAAACCCAGTCTTTATCCTGCTCCATACGATTACGATGAAGTGAAGTCTTATTGTAAAGATGGAGATCAAATCAAATCAATTGAAATTAGCTATTCACATTCTAACCTTCCGAAGGGAACAGTGATATTAGATACACCTGGGATTGATTCAACTGATGATGCCCATCGAATTGCAACCGAGTCTGCTTTGCATTTAGCGGATCTTGTATTTTATGTAATGGATTATAATCATGTTCAATCAGAATTGAATTTTTTGTTTACGAAAGAATTGACGAGCGCTGGAAAAGATTTATATTTAATCATTAATCAAATTGATAAGCATCGTGAAGAGGAATTAAGTTTTGAAAGCTTTCAAGCAGGTGTAAAAAATTCATTTGCTTCGTGGGGAGTAGAGCCGGAAAAAATCTTTTATACATCATTAAAAGATGAAAATCACCCGCTTAACCAATTTTCTGAATTGCAGCAATTTATTCAGGAGAAAATTAACATAAGGGGAGAGTTGTTGCCAAAAAGTGTGTACTACTCGTTAAAAAAGCTTACTGAAGAACATTTACAATATCTTTCAGAACAAAATGAAAAGCTTTTGCATAAGCAGGAGCAAGTTTTAGCGAACTTATCAAAAACTGAACGGGATAACGTGAGAAAACAACTGCCAGCTTTAAAAAAAGAACTTAAAGAGCTGCAGTCGATGTTAGAAAACAGAGTTGACCATTTTGATAAAGAAACGAATGAAATTTTAAAAAATGCATACTTAATGCCATATCAAACGAGAGAGTTGGCTGAAAACTATTTACAAGCTTGTCAGTCTGACTTTAAAGTAGGATTATTTTTCTCTAAGCAAAAAAATGCCGCTGAGCGTGAAAAAAGATTAAATGTTTTTTATGATGATTTAGCGGAAAAAGTAAAGTCGCAACTTGAATGGCATTTAAAAGAACATGTTTTAAATACGTTAAAAAAATACGAGCTTCATAGAGCTGAATTAGGAGCACTGGCACAAAGTTTTTCACTTACGTTTCATAAAGAATTTCTTGAAAAAATAGTGAAAACAGGGGCAAGGCTTTCAGGAGATTACGTCTTAAATTATACGAATGATGTTGCAAACGAACTGAAACGATTAGCAAAAGCTGAATTGTCTCATATACGGACAGAGCTAATTAGCGCTTTAAAACATAAATACGAACAGCAAGAACAGTTATTAAATAGAGAAATACAACGTCTTAACAAATTATTTGACGCATTAGCTCAAATTGACGAAATTGAAGCAGAGCTTGTTGCTATCAAAATAAAAATGGAGAAATTTTTACGAGGCGAATTTAATGAAGCTGATGATCAAGCGTCAGTTAATGAACTGTTAGATGAAATAAAGCAGGAAGAGGTTAACGTTCAAACAGGACACAAAAAGAAACAAAGTATGAAAAATAAAGTGAATGAGCAAAAAGAAACAGAAATAAGTGAACCGAAAGCGACAATCGAAACGAATGAGGCCCAAGTCAAACAAGTGTTAAATCAATTACAATTAACAGCAAAGGAAATTCAAGATGTCCCCGGCTTTAAAAAGATTGCAGCACAATTAGAGGAGAAAGCGAATCGTCTAAAAAGTAAAGGATTTACTGTCGCTCTCTTTGGCGCATTTAGTGCAGGAAAGTCATCTTTTGCCAACGCGTTAATCGGTGAAAAGCTACTGCCAGTTTCTCCAAATCCAACAACTGCAACAATTAACAAAATTATGCCTGTTGACGAAGAACATCCAAACGGAACAGCCCTTGTAAAGCTAAAGGATCATGATGCTTTATATGAGGATGTATCCCGCTCATTAAAAGCTTTTGATCTAGCGGCAAATGATTTAGATAGCTGTTTTGTGAAAATAGAAAAAGTATTAAACAATGCCAATGATTATGATTCGTCAGTGAAGACACACTATGCGTTTTTACATGCATTTTACAGCGGATTTCGGTCGTATCGTCATTTATTAGGGGAAGTCCTAAAAGTGGATTTGCAACAATTCCAAGAATTCGTTGCAAAGGAAGAAAAGTCATGCCTAGTAGAATGGATTGAAGTTTATTATGATTGTGAGTTAACACGGAAAGGAATCACTTTAGTTGATACTCCCGGAGCTGACTCGATTAATGCACGCCATACAGGGGTAGCGTTTGACTATATAAAAAAATCAGATGCCTGCTTTTTTGTAACGTACTATAATCATGCCTTTTCAAAAGCTGATCGAGAATTTTTAATCCAATTAGGCCGTGTAAAAGATACATTTGAATTGGACAAAATGTTTTTCATAATTAACGCAATTGATCTTGCCAATAATGAAGAAGAAATGGAGTCAGTAATAGATTATGTAAATAATCAGTTAATGACTTATGGGATTCGCAAACCAAGCCTGTTTCCGGTTTCCAGTCTGCTCGCTTTAGAGGAAAAAATAGCAGGAAAAAGTACAGATTTATCAAGGATGAAGCAGTTTGAGCAAGCTTTTTATTCATTCTTATCTAATGATTTAATGAATATTGCCATTTCTTCAGCACAAGCGGAAATAGATAGAACGGTTGAGCTGTTAGATAATATGATCGCTTCTTCATATGAAGACCAGGAAGTGAAAGAAGAGAAAAGGCGCCTAATTAAGGAAGAGAAAGTGTTTATAAATAAGCTGCTTGACGAACAGAATTCACTGTTTTTGCAAAATCGACTCACACAAGAAACAGATGAGCTAGCTTATTATATCAAACAGCGAGTGTTTTTCCGCTTTGGTGACTTTTTTAAAGAATCATTTAATCCATCAATATTAAAGGATGATGGCCGTAACTTGAAAAAAGCAGTCCAAACTGCACTTGAAGATTTTCTATCATTTATCGGTTTTGATTTTGCTCAAGAAATGAGAGCGACCACTTTACGTTTGGAAGCATTTATTCATCAGCTCATGCGGGAGTATCAGCAAACGTTAACGAAACAAATAGCGGAAATTAATCATAATTTATCTTTTTCACAATATGAAGCATCTTCGTTAGAAAGTATTGACTTTGAATCAGCGTTTATCAAGACTGATAGAGTTATCTTTAAAAAAGCATTATCTTATTTTAAAACCCCTAAAGGATTTTTTGAGAAAAATGAAAAACAGCTTATGAGCGACGAGCTTGAAAGGCAATTACAAGAGCCGGCAGAAATGTATTTACAGTTAGAAAGTAAACGAATGAAAGATCATTATTTAAATCTTCTTAACAAGGAATTTGAAACTTTTCTTCAAAATATCAATGAACAAGTTAGTGAATTTTACGAAGGTATTTTAACCGTACTTGGAGAAGGTTTCCCAGTGGAGCGTTTACTAGAGATTAAGGAAACAGTTTTAACATCTCGCCAATAA
- the sspL gene encoding small, acid-soluble spore protein L, with protein sequence MSQKNNQGKKAPSVTPQGYGQDADFTEDPKSKLENAAKKKNTK encoded by the coding sequence GTGAGCCAAAAAAACAATCAAGGTAAAAAAGCTCCAAGTGTAACCCCGCAAGGATATGGTCAAGATGCTGATTTTACAGAAGATCCGAAAAGCAAACTTGAAAATGCCGCAAAAAAGAAAAATACAAAGTAA
- a CDS encoding 5'-3' exonuclease yields the protein MNSKKPSLMLVDGMALLFRAYFATAVTGQFMFNSRGIPTNGVYGFIKHFMSAVSAFQPSHVAVCWDMGSKTFRTEMYSQYKANRSEPPAELIPQFELAKEVVEAFDIPSIGLKGYEADDCIGTIAHQHRDKAMISILTGDQDILQLIDDDISVILLKKGFANYLVHTKETFMTEKGIFPKQLIDVKAFMGDPSDNYPGVKGIGEKTALKLIKEFNNVDGVLQNIDKLTKNQKSKIEAEIEMLYLSRRLAEIKCDVPIQCSLDETEFKFNWKKTFSALAEIEIKGLHRLLNVHKETAALKKAD from the coding sequence GTGAATTCGAAAAAGCCGTCACTTATGCTTGTTGATGGAATGGCATTACTGTTTCGTGCTTATTTTGCGACAGCTGTGACAGGTCAATTTATGTTTAATTCAAGGGGAATCCCGACAAACGGAGTTTATGGTTTTATAAAACATTTCATGTCAGCAGTTTCTGCATTTCAGCCAAGTCATGTTGCTGTTTGTTGGGACATGGGGAGCAAAACGTTCAGAACAGAGATGTATTCTCAATATAAGGCTAATCGATCAGAGCCTCCTGCCGAATTAATTCCTCAATTTGAACTTGCTAAAGAAGTAGTAGAGGCATTTGACATACCAAGTATCGGTTTGAAAGGTTATGAAGCTGACGATTGTATCGGAACAATCGCTCATCAACACCGTGATAAGGCAATGATCTCGATCTTAACAGGTGATCAAGACATATTACAACTTATTGATGACGATATATCCGTTATTTTATTAAAAAAAGGCTTTGCAAACTATCTCGTTCATACGAAGGAAACTTTTATGACAGAAAAGGGAATTTTTCCCAAGCAATTGATCGATGTGAAAGCTTTTATGGGTGATCCGAGTGATAATTATCCTGGAGTGAAAGGAATCGGTGAAAAGACAGCGCTCAAATTAATAAAAGAATTTAACAATGTCGATGGTGTTTTACAAAACATCGATAAACTAACAAAGAATCAAAAATCAAAAATTGAAGCAGAAATTGAAATGTTGTATTTAAGTAGAAGGCTTGCTGAAATAAAATGTGACGTTCCAATTCAATGCTCATTAGATGAAACGGAATTTAAATTTAACTGGAAAAAAACGTTTTCAGCATTAGCGGAAATCGAAATAAAAGGTTTACATCGACTGCTAAATGTCCATAAAGAAACTGCGGCATTAAAAAAAGCTGACTAA
- a CDS encoding zinc-finger domain-containing protein → MYTLLQETLTNYCNHCFLSKHDKKEFGRSYAHRFCMIKCTVSSKLKHTGKSSKLISFALADVSPRCFGKSVEKSEAIWRK, encoded by the coding sequence ATTTATACTTTATTACAAGAGACCTTGACTAATTATTGCAATCATTGCTTTTTATCTAAACATGATAAAAAAGAATTTGGGCGCAGCTATGCACACCGCTTTTGTATGATAAAATGTACTGTGAGCAGTAAATTAAAACATACGGGAAAAAGTAGTAAGTTGATTTCATTCGCTTTAGCTGATGTATCGCCCAGATGTTTTGGCAAAAGCGTGGAGAAGAGTGAAGCGATATGGCGGAAGTAG
- the cspD gene encoding cold-shock protein CspD, protein MQNGKVKWFNNEKGYGFIEVEGGDDVFVHFTAIQGEGFKSLEEGQEVSFEIVEGNRGPQAANVVKL, encoded by the coding sequence ATGCAAAATGGTAAAGTAAAATGGTTTAACAACGAAAAAGGCTACGGTTTTATCGAAGTTGAAGGCGGAGACGATGTATTCGTTCACTTCACTGCAATTCAAGGAGAAGGCTTCAAATCATTAGAAGAAGGACAAGAAGTTTCATTTGAAATCGTTGAAGGAAACCGTGGACCTCAAGCAGCTAATGTTGTAAAACTGTAA
- a CDS encoding sulfurtransferase — protein MKHFTVEKEWLLEQLADPKIKIADCRFNLANPDEGRQAYDNGHIPRAVYFHLEEDLSGPVKEHGGRHPLPELEQLKKKLEAAGITNQTTVIVYDDGAGAFASRFWWLLTYMGHTKVYILNGGFCAWKEAGYVLTEEIPKAEQASFTINIVPNMLASYQEVKDIVSTEQSETVLIDSRERNRFLGIEEPIDKKAGHIPGAINKFWLDGFENGFFKCKSEQEKRFQNIDKQKPIVVYCGSGVTATPNFIALKLAGFQNVKLYAGSFSDWISYDENKINTGEN, from the coding sequence ATGAAGCACTTTACCGTTGAAAAAGAATGGCTATTGGAACAGCTGGCTGATCCAAAGATAAAAATTGCTGATTGCCGTTTTAATTTAGCTAATCCTGATGAAGGAAGACAAGCTTATGATAATGGACATATTCCAAGAGCCGTCTATTTCCATCTTGAAGAAGATTTATCCGGTCCTGTAAAAGAGCATGGGGGACGTCATCCTTTGCCAGAGTTGGAACAGCTTAAGAAAAAGCTTGAAGCAGCGGGGATAACGAATCAAACAACTGTTATTGTATATGACGATGGCGCCGGGGCATTTGCAAGCCGGTTTTGGTGGCTGTTAACATATATGGGACATACGAAAGTGTATATTTTAAACGGAGGTTTTTGCGCTTGGAAAGAAGCTGGTTATGTCTTGACTGAAGAAATTCCTAAAGCGGAACAAGCTTCATTTACAATAAATATCGTTCCTAATATGCTAGCTTCTTATCAAGAAGTAAAAGATATTGTTTCTACTGAACAAAGTGAAACGGTATTAATAGATTCAAGGGAAAGAAATAGATTTCTAGGCATTGAGGAACCGATTGATAAAAAAGCTGGTCATATTCCTGGTGCTATTAATAAATTTTGGCTGGATGGTTTTGAAAATGGCTTTTTTAAATGTAAATCAGAACAAGAAAAAAGGTTTCAAAATATTGATAAACAAAAGCCAATTGTTGTCTACTGTGGTTCAGGAGTAACCGCAACCCCTAATTTTATTGCGCTAAAATTAGCCGGTTTTCAAAATGTAAAATTATATGCAGGCAGCTTCAGCGATTGGATTTCTTATGATGAAAACAAAATTAATACAGGGGAAAACTAA
- a CDS encoding queuosine precursor transporter, protein MFNEWFGLIFVIINFCFVLMFYRLFGKTGLFVWIGISTVLANLQVVKMIEIFGLTATLGNTMYGTAFLVTDILNERYGKQDAKKAVWLVFLTLLSMTVIMQLFLLFKPHEIDFAQDALSTIFHLLPRIALGSLCAYLVSQFADVYLFNLIRKRFPKDHQFWIRNNGSTMVSQLLDTLIFTSIAFIGVVPFNEWTQIFITTYLLKWIVALLDTPFGYIAKKFPK, encoded by the coding sequence ATGTTTAATGAATGGTTTGGGTTGATTTTCGTCATCATCAACTTCTGTTTTGTTTTAATGTTTTATCGATTATTTGGAAAAACAGGATTGTTTGTTTGGATTGGGATCTCGACCGTCTTAGCAAACCTTCAAGTTGTAAAAATGATCGAAATTTTTGGTTTAACAGCGACTCTCGGAAATACAATGTACGGTACAGCTTTCCTCGTTACAGATATTTTAAACGAACGCTATGGCAAGCAAGATGCAAAAAAAGCGGTTTGGCTTGTGTTTTTAACATTATTATCGATGACTGTTATTATGCAGCTATTTTTATTATTTAAACCCCATGAAATTGATTTTGCACAAGATGCCTTAAGTACAATCTTTCACCTTTTGCCCAGAATTGCACTTGGCAGTTTATGTGCTTACTTAGTAAGTCAGTTTGCTGATGTGTACCTTTTTAATCTTATTAGGAAAAGGTTTCCAAAAGATCACCAGTTTTGGATTCGTAATAATGGCAGTACGATGGTGAGCCAATTATTAGATACGCTCATTTTTACAAGTATTGCCTTCATCGGTGTTGTCCCGTTTAACGAATGGACACAAATATTTATTACGACATATTTACTAAAATGGATTGTTGCCCTTTTAGACACTCCATTTGGATATATAGCTAAAAAATTCCCGAAATAA
- a CDS encoding isoprenylcysteine carboxyl methyltransferase family protein: MALFLFLLFIILQRLSELLIAKRNEKWMKQQGALEFGEDHYLLLVMMHVFFFISLIVEVQVLETTISPIWQLLLILFSLTQVLRLWALTSLGKYWNTKIIVQPKANIVIKGPYRFMKHPNYVVVTLELLIIPFLFQAYITAVVFSLMNAIILSIRISVEEQALTELTEYRSAFHESRRFIPRLSKRL; encoded by the coding sequence TTGGCACTATTTTTGTTCCTGCTGTTTATTATACTGCAACGGCTTAGTGAGCTATTGATTGCTAAGCGAAATGAAAAGTGGATGAAACAGCAAGGCGCTTTAGAATTTGGCGAAGATCATTACTTACTTCTGGTCATGATGCATGTATTCTTTTTTATCTCTCTAATTGTTGAAGTTCAAGTACTTGAAACAACAATTTCGCCTATTTGGCAACTGTTGTTAATTTTATTTTCCCTTACGCAAGTATTGAGATTGTGGGCACTTACATCACTAGGGAAGTATTGGAATACAAAAATAATTGTCCAACCGAAGGCAAATATTGTGATCAAAGGTCCGTACCGTTTTATGAAGCACCCTAATTATGTTGTCGTTACTTTAGAATTGCTCATCATTCCCTTTTTATTTCAAGCATATATAACTGCGGTAGTGTTTTCACTCATGAACGCGATAATACTTTCAATTCGAATTTCTGTAGAAGAACAGGCGTTAACGGAATTAACCGAATATCGTTCTGCTTTTCACGAGTCACGCCGATTTATACCGCGCCTTTCCAAAAGACTGTGA
- a CDS encoding DMT family transporter, whose amino-acid sequence MNKSLFADISLLFVALVWGSTFVLVQNALFFLEPFSFNGVRFFLAGLLLFGWLCLFQRHQFTYINKRLIFSGMFIGFWLFLGYAFQTLGLLYTTSSKAGFITGLSVVIVPFLSYILLKQRPNILAIVGVFIATIGLYLLTMTDSASLNVGDAFVFICAAGFALHIIFIGKFSKQFPTLLLTAIQILTVAFLSSIFAFLFEDWEDAFRTDVLLTGEVIVALVITSIFATAVAFFIQTNFQKYTKPTRVALIFATEPVFAAATGYFWAGDRLSGSAIFGCLLILFGMIFAELPKKNMLFQRKNAM is encoded by the coding sequence TTGAATAAGTCATTATTTGCAGATATTAGTTTACTGTTCGTAGCGTTAGTTTGGGGCTCAACTTTCGTATTAGTACAAAATGCACTTTTTTTTTTGGAGCCCTTTTCATTTAACGGCGTTCGCTTTTTTTTGGCAGGATTACTTCTTTTTGGATGGCTTTGTTTATTCCAGCGGCACCAATTTACTTATATAAATAAAAGATTAATATTTTCTGGTATGTTCATTGGGTTTTGGCTCTTTTTAGGGTATGCATTTCAAACTCTCGGTCTGCTTTATACAACTTCCTCTAAAGCTGGTTTTATTACAGGCTTAAGTGTTGTCATTGTACCGTTCCTGTCGTACATATTATTAAAACAGCGTCCGAATATACTTGCAATAGTCGGTGTTTTTATCGCAACAATTGGATTATATTTATTAACAATGACTGACTCTGCATCGTTAAATGTCGGTGATGCATTTGTCTTTATATGTGCAGCTGGTTTTGCGCTTCATATTATTTTTATAGGTAAATTCAGCAAGCAGTTTCCAACATTGCTCTTAACAGCTATTCAAATTTTAACTGTCGCCTTTTTATCGTCGATTTTTGCCTTTCTATTTGAAGATTGGGAAGATGCATTTCGAACTGACGTATTATTAACGGGTGAGGTCATTGTCGCTTTAGTGATTACTTCTATATTTGCAACTGCAGTAGCGTTTTTTATCCAAACAAATTTCCAAAAATATACAAAACCGACGAGAGTAGCGTTAATTTTTGCAACTGAGCCCGTGTTTGCCGCTGCAACTGGATACTTTTGGGCAGGTGATCGTTTATCCGGAAGCGCAATTTTCGGATGTTTACTTATTTTATTTGGGATGATTTTTGCTGAATTACCAAAGAAAAACATGTTGTTTCAACGTAAAAATGCAATGTAA
- a CDS encoding DUF6123 family protein, whose translation MLKFIQTVEEYLLYLKWKGFHFHEDAIGFIYFGKHYTNASDKLVNIAIELTLKAQKRFDGSFYVSLLELFAENKIHNRQAAILFAQNKGLLQVQSKVRNN comes from the coding sequence ATGTTGAAGTTTATTCAGACAGTAGAGGAATATTTGCTTTATTTAAAATGGAAGGGGTTTCATTTTCATGAAGATGCCATTGGATTTATTTACTTTGGTAAGCATTACACGAATGCATCTGACAAGCTCGTTAACATCGCTATTGAACTTACATTAAAAGCCCAAAAACGATTTGACGGGAGCTTTTATGTTTCGTTGCTGGAATTGTTTGCGGAAAACAAAATCCATAATCGACAAGCAGCCATTTTATTTGCGCAAAATAAAGGCTTGCTGCAAGTTCAAAGTAAAGTAAGAAACAACTAA
- the brnQ gene encoding branched-chain amino acid transport system II carrier protein: MERLSKKDMLFISLMLFSLFFGAGNLIFPPFLGQSAGTSLWASMAGFILSAVGLPILGVVAVAKANGLHSLASRVHPLFAAIFTFIIYLAIGPFLGIPRAGSLAFEMGVSPFLPKDMNLTFALFIYTFVYFGLSYWLALSPSKLVDRFGKLLTPIILLLILFIFVRALTHSFGAPASPTADYAKMPFAKGFLDGYLTMDTIAALNFGIVISLTLKQKGVSQSKQIVSYSIRAGLLAGLVLTLIYVMLGYLGTNNHGTTENGAQTLTQVVLTLFGSSGAVLLGVVFSLACLTTSVGLITSCSQYFTTIIPKVKYRTWVTILTGSSLVFANLGLTKILLISVPALTAIYPIAITLIILTLLNDLFGGSRTVYATTTLFVSIVSISDAFIQSEVNLGPINTLIQSLPLYIFGFNWLVPAAVGALIGFIIKTLTKQQSIKKSQQSKV; this comes from the coding sequence ATGGAACGTTTATCCAAAAAGGATATGTTGTTTATTAGCCTAATGCTCTTTTCGCTTTTCTTCGGTGCTGGTAATTTAATTTTCCCGCCATTTTTAGGGCAATCAGCTGGTACGTCTCTATGGGCTTCTATGGCTGGCTTCATCCTTTCTGCAGTTGGATTGCCGATTTTAGGCGTCGTTGCAGTTGCAAAAGCAAATGGTTTACATTCACTTGCTAGCCGTGTCCATCCCTTATTCGCAGCCATTTTTACATTCATCATTTATTTAGCAATCGGCCCGTTTTTAGGGATTCCTCGGGCAGGAAGCTTAGCATTTGAAATGGGAGTCAGCCCATTTTTGCCAAAAGATATGAATTTAACTTTCGCTTTATTTATTTATACATTTGTTTATTTTGGTTTATCATACTGGCTCGCCTTATCTCCATCAAAGCTTGTTGACCGGTTTGGGAAATTGCTGACGCCGATCATTCTTTTGTTAATTTTGTTTATTTTTGTTCGAGCTTTAACTCATTCATTCGGTGCTCCTGCTTCACCAACAGCAGATTATGCTAAAATGCCATTTGCAAAAGGATTTTTAGATGGCTACTTGACAATGGATACAATCGCAGCCTTGAATTTCGGAATTGTCATCTCGCTCACTCTAAAACAAAAAGGGGTGAGCCAATCTAAACAGATTGTCTCGTATTCAATCCGTGCAGGTCTGTTAGCGGGGCTCGTTTTAACGCTTATCTATGTCATGCTCGGATACCTTGGTACAAATAACCACGGAACGACAGAAAATGGAGCTCAAACTTTAACACAAGTCGTCTTAACATTATTCGGTTCATCAGGAGCCGTTTTACTGGGAGTTGTCTTTTCACTTGCTTGTTTAACAACATCAGTCGGACTCATTACATCATGCAGTCAATATTTTACGACCATCATTCCAAAAGTTAAGTATCGCACTTGGGTAACGATACTTACAGGGTCAAGCCTTGTTTTTGCAAACCTTGGCTTAACAAAAATTTTACTGATCTCAGTTCCTGCCCTAACGGCTATTTATCCAATTGCGATCACCTTGATCATTCTAACACTGTTGAATGACTTGTTTGGGGGGAGTCGTACGGTCTACGCAACAACAACACTTTTTGTATCAATCGTCAGTATTTCTGATGCATTTATACAATCAGAGGTCAATCTCGGTCCAATTAATACTTTAATTCAATCATTGCCATTATATATTTTTGGTTTTAATTGGCTTGTCCCGGCGGCAGTTGGAGCGCTAATCGGTTTTATTATCAAAACTTTGACTAAACAGCAATCTATTAAAAAATCCCAACAAAGCAAGGTATGA
- a CDS encoding reverse transcriptase-like protein encodes MIEVYIDGASAGNPGPSGAGVFIKANGHVDRYSIPLGMMSNHEAEFYALIKGLEICFEKKYKIVSFRTDSAVVNRAVEKEYIKNKQFAPLLYQALELTKKFDLFFIKWVPSRENKVADELARMAIRKNEEEDIE; translated from the coding sequence GTGATCGAGGTATATATCGATGGTGCTAGTGCAGGCAATCCTGGACCTAGTGGTGCAGGTGTTTTTATTAAAGCAAATGGTCATGTAGACAGATATTCAATTCCACTGGGGATGATGTCGAACCATGAAGCAGAATTTTATGCTTTGATAAAAGGATTAGAAATTTGCTTTGAAAAGAAATATAAAATCGTCTCCTTTCGGACTGATTCGGCTGTAGTTAATCGAGCAGTTGAAAAAGAATACATAAAAAATAAACAATTTGCACCCCTTCTTTATCAAGCGCTTGAATTGACAAAAAAGTTCGATTTATTTTTTATAAAATGGGTGCCCAGCCGAGAAAATAAAGTGGCAGATGAACTAGCGAGAATGGCAATTCGAAAAAATGAGGAGGAAGACATTGAATAA